The following proteins are encoded in a genomic region of Xanthomonas citri pv. mangiferaeindicae:
- a CDS encoding glucose dehydrogenase: MPRLLALAPLAASLLLTIGCDGTAANTAPTSAPASSGEQAERDTAGADAIEGLPFASTAVASFDEPWALAFLPDGRLLVTEKAGTLKLVTLPDGQAREITGVPDVAYAGQGGLGDVEPHPQFAQNGLIYLSYAEDGEGGRGAAVARGRLDTDAGTLEDVEVIWRQVPKVSGNGHYGHRLAFDRDGKLWISSGERQKFDPSQNMASNLGKILRLEDDGRVPADNPFVDQGGVAAQVWSLGHRNPLGIAFDAQGRLWNSEMGPAGGDELNLVKRGANYGYPIVSNGNHYDGRPIPDHDTRPEFEKPAITWTPVISPSSLMFYSGTLFPAWTGNAFIGGLSGQTLVRVEIDGDSAREAERFAMRARIRGVEQGPDGALWVIEDGKDGRLIRLAPREG; encoded by the coding sequence ATGCCACGACTGCTCGCGCTCGCCCCGCTCGCCGCCTCACTGTTGTTGACGATCGGCTGCGATGGCACCGCCGCCAACACCGCACCGACGTCAGCACCGGCCTCGAGCGGGGAACAGGCCGAGCGCGACACCGCTGGCGCGGACGCGATCGAGGGCCTGCCGTTCGCGAGCACCGCGGTCGCCAGCTTCGACGAACCGTGGGCCCTGGCCTTCCTGCCCGACGGCCGCCTGCTGGTGACCGAAAAGGCCGGGACGCTGAAGCTGGTGACGCTGCCCGACGGGCAGGCGCGCGAGATCACCGGTGTGCCGGACGTGGCGTACGCGGGCCAAGGCGGCCTGGGCGATGTCGAGCCGCACCCGCAGTTCGCGCAGAACGGCCTGATCTACCTGAGCTATGCCGAGGATGGCGAGGGCGGGCGCGGTGCGGCCGTGGCGCGCGGGCGCTTGGACACCGACGCCGGCACGCTCGAAGACGTCGAGGTGATCTGGCGTCAGGTGCCCAAGGTCTCGGGCAACGGCCATTACGGGCACCGCCTCGCGTTCGACCGCGACGGCAAGCTGTGGATCTCGTCGGGCGAGCGGCAGAAGTTCGATCCCTCGCAGAACATGGCCTCCAATCTCGGCAAGATCCTGCGGCTTGAGGACGACGGCCGCGTGCCGGCCGACAACCCGTTCGTCGACCAGGGCGGCGTCGCGGCGCAGGTCTGGTCGCTCGGCCATCGCAATCCGCTGGGCATCGCGTTCGATGCCCAGGGCCGGCTGTGGAACAGCGAGATGGGCCCGGCCGGTGGCGACGAACTGAACCTGGTCAAGCGCGGCGCGAACTACGGCTATCCGATCGTCTCCAACGGCAACCACTACGACGGTCGGCCGATCCCCGACCACGACACCCGCCCCGAGTTCGAGAAGCCGGCGATCACCTGGACGCCGGTGATTTCGCCCTCGAGCCTGATGTTCTATTCGGGCACGCTGTTCCCGGCGTGGACCGGCAACGCCTTCATCGGCGGCCTGTCGGGCCAGACCCTGGTGCGCGTGGAGATCGACGGCGACAGCGCGCGCGAGGCCGAACGCTTTGCGATGCGCGCGCGTATCCGCGGCGTCGAACAGGGCCCCGACGGCGCGTTGTGGGTCATCGAGGATGGCAAGGACGGCCGACTGATCCGGCTGGCGCCGCGCGAAGGGTGA
- a CDS encoding 3-deoxy-7-phosphoheptulonate synthase produces MPALYASFQDLPHAPDTDDLRIRDLQPLTPPMQLLAELPCEEAMSSTVADARAACHAILHGHDDRLIVVVGPCSIHDPVAAMDYAHRLRALRDTHGDALELVMRVYFEKPRTTIGWKGLINDPDLDGSFRIDRGLRLARSLLRDVNALGLPAGVEFLDIISPQYLADLVAWGAIGARTTESQVHREMASGLSCPVGFKNGTGGDVRIAVDAVGAASHPHHFLAVGKDGRCAIAATAGNPDCHVILRGGARPNFDAASVEAAAQVLAGNGLRPALMVDASHANSGKNPDNQPTVIADIADRIAAGERRVVGTMIESHLVAGKQALTPGRALTYGQSITDGCIDWATTVDVLDRLADAVRTRRSRADAQAA; encoded by the coding sequence ATGCCCGCTCTTTACGCTTCCTTCCAGGACCTTCCGCATGCCCCCGATACCGACGATCTGCGTATCCGCGACCTGCAGCCGCTGACGCCCCCGATGCAGCTGTTGGCCGAGCTGCCCTGCGAGGAGGCGATGTCGTCGACCGTCGCCGATGCCCGCGCGGCCTGCCACGCCATCCTCCACGGCCACGACGACCGGCTGATCGTCGTCGTGGGGCCGTGCTCGATCCACGACCCGGTCGCGGCGATGGACTACGCACACCGTCTGCGCGCGTTGCGCGACACGCACGGCGATGCGCTGGAACTGGTCATGCGCGTGTACTTCGAGAAGCCGCGCACGACGATCGGCTGGAAGGGGCTGATCAACGACCCCGATCTGGACGGCAGTTTTCGCATCGACCGCGGGCTGCGGCTCGCGCGCAGCCTGCTGCGCGACGTCAACGCACTCGGGCTGCCGGCCGGCGTGGAGTTCCTCGACATCATCAGCCCGCAGTACCTGGCCGACCTCGTCGCCTGGGGCGCGATCGGCGCGCGGACCACCGAAAGCCAGGTGCATCGCGAGATGGCGTCGGGGCTGTCGTGCCCGGTCGGCTTCAAGAACGGCACCGGCGGCGATGTCCGCATCGCGGTCGATGCCGTCGGCGCGGCCTCGCACCCGCATCATTTCCTCGCCGTGGGCAAGGACGGCCGCTGCGCGATCGCCGCCACCGCCGGCAACCCGGATTGCCATGTGATCCTGCGCGGCGGCGCGCGGCCCAACTTTGATGCGGCCAGCGTCGAAGCCGCGGCCCAGGTCCTCGCCGGCAATGGCCTGCGCCCGGCGCTGATGGTCGACGCCAGCCATGCCAACAGCGGCAAGAATCCCGACAACCAGCCCACAGTGATCGCTGACATCGCCGACCGCATCGCCGCCGGCGAACGGCGTGTCGTGGGGACGATGATCGAAAGTCACCTGGTCGCCGGCAAGCAGGCGCTCACCCCGGGTCGGGCACTGACCTACGGCCAGAGCATCACCGATGGCTGCATCGACTGGGCAACGACGGTCGACGTGCTCGATCGGCTGGCCGACGCGGTCCGGACCCGCCGGAGCCGGGCCGACGCGCAGGCGGCGTGA
- a CDS encoding co-chaperone GroES, with protein sequence MSNLKPLYDRVVVKPVEAEEKTAGGILIPDNAKEKPTKGEVVAVGEGKALDNGSVRAPKVKVGDIVIYGQYSGSAYKAEGIEYKIVKEDDILAIVG encoded by the coding sequence ATGAGCAATCTCAAGCCGCTGTACGACCGCGTCGTGGTCAAGCCCGTCGAGGCCGAAGAGAAGACTGCCGGCGGCATCCTGATCCCGGACAACGCCAAGGAAAAGCCCACCAAGGGTGAAGTCGTCGCCGTCGGCGAGGGCAAGGCCCTGGACAACGGCAGCGTGCGCGCGCCGAAGGTCAAGGTCGGCGACATCGTGATCTACGGTCAGTACTCGGGCAGCGCCTACAAGGCCGAGGGCATCGAATACAAGATCGTGAAGGAAGACGACATCCTCGCGATCGTCGGCTGA
- a CDS encoding cytochrome C biogenesis protein, with translation MLAATLLGAVSPAAAVDFDDVLPVDEALALSATAVAHDRIEIRWKIADGYYLYRHRTAAQVADGSFGATTLTLPDGHRHVDEFFGEVETYRGRLVATLDGHPSADTRRIALQVKYQGCADAGICYPPQIRTLQIALPQPKPGSESVFPRTDATAPAAKSDTDPGFAALGRALSGTGDALPAERAFAFEAIAQDGDTVLMRFTPAPGYYLYQDRNRFTVEGAAGIRAGEPRWPAGKAHHDDHFGAVTVYFDQVDVPLPVLRSRPDAADVEVVATFQGCQTDGICYPPMTRRVQVALPAGTTTTAATAPEAATARPAADAPQAPADANATTLRSPDAAADGAVATAAGSDATADNAARTRPPAGPRTGLVAALALALLGGLVLNLMPCVLPILSLKVLGLAQSGGSRARARAHALWYTAGVLVAFAAVGLLVLALRAAGQALGWGFQLQQPWFVAALVYLMFAVGLSLSGVFTLGGRVGNLGQALVARTGPSGDFFTGVLACVVASPCIAPFMGGALAYAFAAPAALALAVFLMLGLGLALPFLLIGLVPALADRLPKPGAWMETFKQALAFPMYLTALWLLWVFGRQSGVNAMTLLLAGLVLFALALWWFERRRWTGGGISRALALALLVASLLPAAYAVRDAQSDTPRAVAADTDDEVAYSAQRLQALREAGTPVFVNMTADWCVTCKANERRVLSQPPFREALARAGATYMVGDWTNVDPQIGAFLEAHGAVGVPLYVVYPRGGGEGEVLPALLSEAVVTGALERAGAPQ, from the coding sequence CTGCTCGCGGCCACGTTGTTGGGCGCGGTGTCGCCTGCCGCTGCCGTCGACTTCGACGACGTGCTGCCGGTCGACGAGGCCCTGGCGCTTTCGGCCACCGCGGTCGCGCACGACCGCATCGAGATCCGCTGGAAGATCGCAGACGGTTACTACCTGTATCGCCACCGCACGGCGGCCCAAGTGGCCGACGGCAGCTTCGGGGCCACCACGCTGACCCTGCCCGACGGCCACCGTCACGTCGACGAGTTCTTCGGCGAAGTCGAGACCTACCGCGGCCGCCTGGTCGCGACCCTGGACGGACACCCCAGCGCCGACACGCGCCGCATCGCACTGCAGGTCAAGTACCAGGGCTGCGCCGACGCCGGCATCTGCTACCCCCCGCAGATCCGCACCCTCCAAATCGCCCTGCCCCAACCCAAACCGGGGTCAGAGTCGGTTTTCCCGCGAACTGACGCGACAGCGCCTGCTGCAAAAAGCGACACTGACCCCGGTTTTGCGGCGCTGGGGCGGGCGCTGTCGGGGACGGGCGATGCGTTGCCTGCCGAGCGCGCGTTCGCGTTCGAGGCGATCGCGCAGGACGGCGACACCGTCCTGATGCGCTTCACCCCGGCGCCGGGCTATTACCTCTATCAGGACCGCAACCGCTTCACGGTCGAGGGCGCGGCGGGCATCCGCGCCGGCGAGCCGCGCTGGCCCGCCGGCAAGGCGCATCACGACGATCATTTCGGCGCGGTGACCGTGTATTTCGACCAGGTCGACGTGCCGCTGCCGGTGCTGCGCAGCCGGCCCGATGCCGCCGACGTCGAGGTGGTGGCGACCTTCCAGGGCTGCCAGACCGATGGCATTTGCTACCCGCCGATGACGCGACGCGTGCAGGTGGCGCTGCCTGCCGGCACGACCACGACCGCTGCGACCGCGCCCGAGGCCGCCACAGCACGCCCCGCCGCCGACGCCCCGCAGGCACCTGCCGATGCCAACGCCACCACACTGCGCTCGCCTGACGCCGCCGCGGATGGCGCCGTCGCGACCGCGGCCGGCAGCGATGCGACCGCCGATAACGCCGCGCGCACCCGGCCACCCGCCGGGCCGCGCACCGGTCTAGTGGCGGCGCTCGCCCTGGCATTGCTCGGGGGCTTGGTACTGAATCTGATGCCCTGCGTGCTGCCGATCCTGTCGTTAAAGGTGCTGGGCCTGGCACAGAGCGGCGGCAGCCGTGCGCGGGCCCGGGCGCATGCGCTGTGGTACACGGCCGGCGTGCTGGTCGCGTTCGCCGCGGTCGGCCTGCTGGTGCTGGCGCTGCGCGCCGCGGGCCAAGCGCTGGGCTGGGGCTTCCAGTTGCAGCAGCCGTGGTTCGTGGCCGCGCTGGTGTATCTGATGTTTGCAGTCGGGCTGAGCCTGTCGGGCGTGTTCACGCTCGGCGGCCGGGTCGGCAACCTCGGCCAGGCGCTGGTCGCACGCACTGGGCCCAGTGGCGACTTCTTCACTGGTGTCCTGGCCTGCGTGGTCGCGAGCCCCTGCATCGCGCCGTTCATGGGCGGGGCGCTGGCCTACGCGTTCGCCGCGCCCGCCGCGCTGGCGCTGGCGGTGTTCCTGATGCTTGGTCTGGGCCTGGCACTGCCGTTCCTGCTGATCGGGCTGGTGCCGGCGCTCGCCGACCGCCTGCCCAAGCCTGGCGCGTGGATGGAGACATTCAAGCAGGCACTGGCCTTCCCGATGTACCTGACTGCGTTGTGGCTGCTGTGGGTGTTCGGGCGGCAGTCGGGCGTGAACGCGATGACGCTGCTGCTCGCCGGGCTGGTGTTGTTCGCACTCGCGCTGTGGTGGTTCGAACGCCGCCGCTGGACTGGTGGCGGAATCTCGCGCGCACTGGCGCTGGCGCTGCTGGTGGCGTCGCTGCTGCCGGCCGCCTATGCGGTCCGCGATGCGCAGTCCGACACGCCCCGCGCAGTCGCCGCCGACACCGACGATGAGGTCGCGTACTCGGCGCAGCGCCTGCAGGCGCTGCGCGAGGCCGGCACGCCGGTGTTCGTCAATATGACCGCCGACTGGTGTGTGACCTGCAAGGCCAACGAGCGCCGCGTGCTGTCCCAGCCGCCGTTCCGCGAGGCCCTTGCGCGTGCGGGTGCGACGTACATGGTGGGCGACTGGACCAACGTCGATCCGCAGATCGGCGCATTCCTCGAGGCGCACGGCGCCGTCGGTGTACCACTCTATGTGGTCTATCCGCGCGGCGGCGGCGAAGGCGAGGTGCTGCCGGCGCTGCTGAGCGAGGCGGTCGTGACCGGCGCACTCGAACGCGCGGGCGCCCCGCAGTGA
- a CDS encoding haloacid dehalogenase, giving the protein MTQGIRLVGFDADDTLWRSQDYFDEAQLEFERIVGRYVDLADGRVAEALYAVETANIAVFGYGVKGMALSMIESATQITGGRIAAADLHRIVEMAKAMLRHPVELLPGIRDAVAAVAERFDVVLITKGDLFHQEAKVRDSGLSDLFGRIEIVSEKDAATYARVLGEFDVDAQAFLMVGNSLRSDIAPVLALGGWGVYMPYRTTWMHETQADIVEGSERMREVATPDRLPEAVVELAAQAIASR; this is encoded by the coding sequence ATGACCCAAGGCATCCGACTGGTCGGCTTCGATGCCGACGACACGCTCTGGCGTAGCCAGGACTACTTCGACGAAGCGCAACTGGAGTTCGAGCGCATCGTCGGGCGCTATGTGGATCTGGCCGACGGTCGCGTCGCCGAAGCGCTGTACGCGGTCGAGACCGCCAACATCGCGGTCTTCGGCTACGGCGTAAAGGGCATGGCGCTGTCGATGATCGAATCGGCGACCCAGATCACCGGTGGGCGGATCGCCGCAGCCGATCTCCATCGCATCGTCGAGATGGCCAAGGCGATGTTGCGACACCCGGTCGAATTGCTGCCCGGCATCCGCGATGCGGTCGCGGCCGTCGCCGAGCGTTTCGATGTGGTGCTGATCACCAAGGGCGACCTGTTCCACCAGGAGGCCAAGGTGCGCGACTCGGGGCTGTCGGACCTGTTCGGCCGCATCGAGATCGTCAGCGAGAAGGATGCGGCGACTTATGCGCGCGTACTGGGCGAGTTCGATGTCGACGCGCAGGCCTTCCTGATGGTGGGCAACTCGCTGCGCTCGGACATCGCGCCGGTTCTCGCACTCGGCGGCTGGGGCGTGTACATGCCCTACCGCACGACCTGGATGCACGAAACGCAGGCCGACATCGTCGAAGGCAGCGAGCGCATGCGCGAAGTCGCCACGCCGGACCGCCTGCCCGAAGCGGTGGTTGAACTGGCGGCGCAGGCAATCGCATCGCGTTGA
- a CDS encoding acetyl-CoA carboxylase, biotin carboxyl carrier protein has translation MDLRKIKKLIDLLEESNLTEIEIKEGEESVRLSRTSVAAAPVAYAPAPAPAPAPRAPEPVMPMSSPVEAATGGTPKAGDDLPPGQVTKSPMVGTFYASPAPDKPPFVSVGQQVKAGDTLGIIEAMKMFNPIEAETSGTVVAILCESGQPVEFDQPLFVIG, from the coding sequence ATGGACCTGAGAAAGATCAAGAAGCTCATCGACCTGCTCGAGGAGTCCAACCTGACCGAAATCGAGATCAAGGAAGGCGAGGAATCGGTCCGCCTGTCGCGCACCTCGGTCGCGGCCGCACCGGTGGCCTATGCCCCGGCCCCGGCCCCGGCCCCCGCCCCGCGCGCGCCCGAGCCGGTGATGCCGATGAGCTCCCCGGTCGAGGCCGCCACCGGCGGCACGCCCAAGGCCGGCGACGACCTGCCGCCCGGCCAAGTCACCAAGTCGCCGATGGTCGGCACCTTCTACGCCTCGCCCGCACCGGACAAGCCGCCGTTCGTGTCGGTCGGCCAGCAGGTCAAGGCCGGCGACACGCTGGGCATCATCGAGGCGATGAAGATGTTCAACCCGATCGAGGCCGAGACCTCGGGCACGGTCGTCGCGATCCTGTGCGAAAGCGGCCAGCCGGTCGAGTTCGATCAGCCGTTGTTCGTGATCGGCTGA
- a CDS encoding type II 3-dehydroquinate dehydratase has product MASILVLHGPNLNLLGTREPEVYGHATLADIDAMLREGAAAAGHTLESLQSNAEHVLVDRVQTARGDGTAMILLNPAAFTHTSVALRDALAAVAIPFIEIHLSNPHRREPFRHTSYFSDLAIGVVCGFGADSYRYALDAALRRLEPVA; this is encoded by the coding sequence ATGGCGTCGATCCTCGTCCTGCATGGCCCCAACCTCAACCTGCTCGGCACACGCGAGCCGGAGGTCTATGGCCATGCGACGCTCGCCGACATCGACGCGATGCTGCGCGAGGGCGCAGCCGCGGCCGGTCACACGCTCGAGAGCCTGCAGTCCAATGCCGAGCATGTGCTCGTCGACCGCGTCCAGACGGCCCGGGGCGACGGCACGGCGATGATCCTGCTCAACCCCGCGGCATTCACCCACACCTCGGTCGCGTTGCGCGACGCCCTGGCGGCTGTCGCGATCCCGTTCATCGAGATCCACCTGTCGAATCCTCACCGTCGCGAGCCGTTCCGGCACACCAGTTATTTCAGCGACCTGGCGATCGGCGTGGTCTGCGGGTTCGGTGCCGACAGCTACCGCTACGCGCTCGATGCTGCGCTGCGCAGGCTGGAGCCGGTCGCATGA
- a CDS encoding acetyl-CoA carboxylase biotin carboxylase subunit, which produces MLEKVVIANRGEIALRILRACHTLGIRTVAVHSTVDRNLKHVAMADESVCIGPPPSNRSYLDMPAIIAAAEVTDAQAIHPGYGFLSENADFAERVEQSGFVFIGPKAETIRLMGDKVEAIRAMKEAGVPCVPGSGGPLGDDPATNVKIAREIGYPVIVKAAGGGGGRGMRVVHTEAALVNAIATTKQEAKAAFGNDMVYMEKFLENPRHVEIQVLADGQGGAIHLGERDCSMQRRHQKVVEEAPAPGITPEARAQIGKVCVDACIRIGYRGAGTFEFLYENGRFYFIEMNTRIQVEHPVTEMVTGIDLVREQLMIASGHKLSIRQEDVVLTGHAIECRINAEDPESFLPSPGTILHFHAPGGPGVRVDTHVYEGYAVPPNYDSMIGKLIVHGADREQAICRMRVALSEMVVDGIKTNIPLQQRIMRDQGFHAGGQNIHYLEKRLAERKNKTLAIG; this is translated from the coding sequence ATGCTTGAAAAAGTCGTCATCGCTAACCGGGGCGAGATCGCGCTGCGCATCCTGCGCGCGTGCCATACGCTCGGCATCCGCACGGTCGCGGTGCATTCCACCGTCGACCGCAACCTCAAGCACGTGGCCATGGCCGATGAGTCGGTCTGCATCGGCCCGCCGCCGTCCAACCGCAGCTATCTCGACATGCCAGCGATCATCGCCGCGGCCGAGGTCACCGACGCCCAGGCGATCCACCCCGGCTACGGATTCCTCAGTGAGAACGCCGACTTCGCCGAACGCGTCGAGCAATCGGGCTTCGTGTTCATCGGCCCGAAGGCCGAGACCATCCGCCTGATGGGCGACAAGGTCGAGGCGATCCGCGCGATGAAGGAGGCCGGTGTGCCCTGCGTGCCCGGTTCCGGCGGCCCGCTCGGCGACGACCCGGCGACCAACGTCAAGATCGCCCGCGAGATCGGCTATCCGGTCATCGTCAAGGCGGCCGGCGGCGGCGGTGGGCGCGGCATGCGCGTGGTGCACACTGAGGCCGCGCTGGTCAACGCGATCGCCACGACCAAGCAGGAAGCCAAGGCCGCGTTCGGCAACGACATGGTCTACATGGAGAAGTTCCTGGAGAACCCGCGCCACGTGGAGATCCAGGTGCTGGCCGACGGCCAGGGCGGCGCGATCCATCTGGGCGAGCGCGATTGCTCGATGCAGCGCCGGCACCAGAAAGTCGTCGAGGAAGCGCCGGCGCCGGGCATCACGCCCGAGGCGCGCGCGCAGATCGGCAAGGTCTGCGTGGACGCCTGCATCCGCATCGGCTATCGCGGCGCGGGCACGTTCGAGTTCCTGTACGAGAACGGCCGCTTCTACTTCATCGAAATGAACACCCGCATCCAGGTCGAGCATCCGGTGACCGAGATGGTGACCGGCATCGATCTGGTGCGCGAGCAGCTGATGATTGCCTCGGGCCACAAGCTGTCGATCCGCCAGGAGGACGTGGTGCTGACCGGCCACGCGATCGAATGCCGCATCAACGCCGAAGACCCCGAGAGCTTCCTGCCCTCGCCCGGCACGATTCTGCATTTCCACGCGCCCGGCGGCCCGGGCGTGCGGGTCGATACGCATGTCTACGAAGGCTATGCGGTCCCGCCGAACTACGACTCGATGATCGGCAAGCTGATCGTGCACGGCGCCGACCGCGAGCAGGCGATCTGCCGGATGCGGGTGGCGCTGTCGGAGATGGTGGTCGACGGCATCAAGACCAACATCCCGCTGCAGCAGCGGATCATGCGCGACCAGGGCTTCCACGCGGGTGGTCAGAACATCCATTACCTGGAAAAGCGCCTGGCCGAGCGCAAGAACAAGACGCTGGCCATCGGCTGA
- a CDS encoding chaperonin GroL, whose translation MAAKEIRFGEDARSKMVRGVNVLANAVKATLGPKGRNVVLEKSFGAPTITKDGVSVAKEIELADKFENMGAQMVKEVASKTSDNAGDGTTTATVLAQAFIREGSKAVAAGMNPMDLKRGIDKAVQAAVAELKKLSKPTADDKAIAQVGTISANSDESIGTIIADAMKKVGKEGVITVEEGSGLENELDVVEGMQFDRGYLSPYFVNNQQSQTADLDDPFILLHDKKISNVRDLLPVLEGVAKAGKPLLIVAEEVEGEALATLVVNTIRGIVKVVAVKAPGFGDRRKAMLEDMAVLTGGTVISEEVGLSLEKATINDLGRAKKVQVSKENTTIIDGAGDTGSIESRIKQIKAQIEETSSDYDREKLQERVAKLAGGVAVIKVGASTEIEMKEKKARVEDALHATRAAVEEGVVPGGGVALIRALAAISDLKGANEDQNHGIAIALRAMEAPLREIVTNAGEEPSVIVNNVKGGTGNYGYNAANGEYGDMVEFGILDPTKVTRTALQNAASIAGLMITTEAMVAELPKKDEPAMPPGGGMGGMGGMDF comes from the coding sequence ATGGCTGCTAAGGAAATCCGCTTCGGCGAAGACGCGCGCTCCAAGATGGTGCGCGGCGTCAACGTGCTCGCCAACGCCGTCAAGGCGACCCTCGGCCCGAAGGGCCGCAACGTCGTGCTCGAGAAGAGCTTCGGCGCGCCGACGATCACCAAGGACGGCGTGTCCGTCGCCAAGGAAATCGAACTGGCCGACAAGTTCGAGAACATGGGCGCGCAGATGGTCAAGGAGGTCGCCTCCAAGACCTCCGACAACGCCGGTGACGGCACCACGACCGCGACCGTGCTCGCGCAGGCGTTCATCCGCGAGGGCTCCAAGGCCGTTGCTGCCGGCATGAACCCGATGGACCTCAAGCGCGGTATCGACAAGGCCGTGCAGGCCGCCGTCGCCGAGCTCAAGAAGCTGTCCAAGCCGACGGCCGACGACAAGGCGATCGCCCAGGTCGGCACGATCTCGGCCAACTCCGACGAGTCGATCGGCACGATCATCGCCGACGCGATGAAGAAGGTCGGCAAGGAAGGCGTGATCACGGTCGAGGAAGGCTCGGGCCTGGAGAACGAGCTCGACGTCGTCGAGGGCATGCAGTTCGATCGCGGCTACCTGTCGCCGTACTTCGTCAACAATCAGCAGTCGCAGACCGCCGATCTCGACGATCCGTTCATCCTGCTGCACGACAAGAAGATCTCCAACGTCCGTGACCTGCTGCCCGTCCTCGAGGGCGTGGCCAAGGCCGGCAAGCCGCTGCTGATCGTCGCCGAGGAAGTCGAGGGCGAGGCCCTGGCCACGCTCGTCGTCAACACCATCCGCGGCATCGTCAAGGTCGTGGCCGTCAAGGCCCCGGGCTTTGGCGATCGTCGCAAGGCGATGCTCGAAGACATGGCCGTGCTGACCGGCGGCACCGTGATCTCCGAGGAAGTGGGTCTGTCGCTCGAGAAGGCGACGATCAACGACCTGGGCCGCGCCAAGAAGGTGCAGGTCTCCAAGGAGAACACCACGATCATCGACGGTGCCGGCGACACCGGTTCGATCGAGTCGCGCATCAAGCAGATCAAGGCGCAGATCGAGGAGACCTCCTCGGACTACGACCGCGAGAAGCTGCAGGAGCGCGTGGCCAAGCTGGCCGGCGGCGTGGCGGTGATCAAGGTCGGCGCCTCGACCGAGATCGAAATGAAGGAGAAGAAGGCCCGCGTCGAAGACGCCCTGCACGCCACGCGCGCAGCGGTCGAGGAAGGCGTGGTCCCGGGCGGCGGCGTCGCGCTGATCCGCGCGCTGGCTGCGATCTCCGATCTCAAGGGTGCCAACGAAGACCAGAACCACGGCATCGCGATCGCGCTGCGTGCGATGGAAGCCCCGCTGCGCGAGATCGTGACCAACGCCGGCGAAGAGCCGTCGGTCATCGTCAACAACGTCAAGGGCGGCACCGGTAACTACGGTTACAACGCTGCCAATGGCGAGTACGGCGACATGGTCGAGTTCGGCATCCTGGATCCGACCAAGGTCACCCGCACCGCGCTGCAGAACGCCGCGTCGATCGCCGGTCTGATGATCACGACCGAAGCGATGGTCGCCGAGCTGCCGAAGAAGGACGAGCCGGCGATGCCGCCGGGCGGTGGCATGGGCGGCATGGGCGGTATGGATTTCTGA